The stretch of DNA TTGCGGACCTGATCGGAAAGCTGCTGGCCAAATCCCCGGACGGACGGCCCCAGAGCGCCGAGCACCTGATTCGGAGCCTTGGCGAACTGCTGAAGCAGGCGACGGCCTAACGACCCAGCCCCGCGACCTTGCGAGCGGCGTCCAGAATCGGTGCGCAGAGTTCGCGCGCACGCCCTGCTCCCGCAGCGAGGATGTCCTCGAGATCGTCGGGACGCGTCGCAAGCTCGTCGCGACGCTCTCGCATCGGGCCGAAGACGTCCATGATGCGCTCGAAGAGCTCCAGCTTGACGTCGCCGTAACCCAGGCCGCCCGCTTCAGCGCGGGCGAACATCTCCTCGCGCTCGGGCTTCGTCGCGAAGAGTGCCCACAAGGAGAAGAGGGTCTGGTCCGTATCCTTCGGATCCTCGACCGGTGTCGAATCCGTGACGATGCCCATGACGGCTTTGCGCAGCCGCTTCTTCGGCCAGAACATCCGCAAAGTGTTGCCGTAGCTCTTGCTCATCTTTCGCCCGTCGGTACCCGGCACCACGGCAACGGAATCCAGGATGTGCGGCTCCGGAAGCTGGAAGACCTCGTCGCCGTAGGTCTGATTGAACTTGACGGCGATGTCGCGGGTCATCTCGAGATGTTGCTTCTGGTCCTGGCCGACCGGCACGAGCTCCGGGTTGTACTGCAGGATGTCCGCGGCCATCAGCACCGGGTAGGCGAACAGGCCGTGATCGGGCTGGAGGCCCTGGGCCACCTTGTCCTTGTAGGAATGGGCGCGCTGCAGGAGCCCCATCGGCGTGACAGTCGTCAGCAACCACGCCAGCTCGCAGGTTTCGGGCAGATCAGATTGGCGGTAGAGGATCGAGACCGCCGGATCCAGACCGCAGGCGAGGTAGTCGAGCACGAGATCGTGCACCAGACCGCGGCGCTCGCCGGCATCCCGCACCGACGTCATCGAGTGATAGTCGGCGACGAAGTAGATGCCCTGCCCTTTGGCCTGCAGCTCGACATGCTGACGCATGGCCCCCAGATAGTTGCCGATGTGCAGCTCGCCCGAGGGCTGGATGCCGGAGAGGATGCGTTGGGTTCGACCTTCCGAAGCGCTCATTCTGTGTCCACGTAGTGCAGCCAACGGGCGAAGGCCG from bacterium encodes:
- the trpS gene encoding tryptophan--tRNA ligase; this translates as MSASEGRTQRILSGIQPSGELHIGNYLGAMRQHVELQAKGQGIYFVADYHSMTSVRDAGERRGLVHDLVLDYLACGLDPAVSILYRQSDLPETCELAWLLTTVTPMGLLQRAHSYKDKVAQGLQPDHGLFAYPVLMAADILQYNPELVPVGQDQKQHLEMTRDIAVKFNQTYGDEVFQLPEPHILDSVAVVPGTDGRKMSKSYGNTLRMFWPKKRLRKAVMGIVTDSTPVEDPKDTDQTLFSLWALFATKPEREEMFARAEAGGLGYGDVKLELFERIMDVFGPMRERRDELATRPDDLEDILAAGAGRARELCAPILDAARKVAGLGR